A genomic window from Methanobacterium sp. BRmetb2 includes:
- a CDS encoding ATP synthase subunit B translates to MKANIKTREYTTVSEVAGPLMIVEGVEGVAYNEIVDIETPSGEKRRGQVLEVKEDLAVIQVFEGTRDLNTATTKVRFTGETAKIGVSLDMMGRIFNGTGKPIDGGPEIIPEKELDINGNPMNPSAREFPAEFIQTGISTIDGMNTLVRGQKLPIFSGSGLPHNELAAQIARQAKVLAEESEFSVIFAAMGITHEEANYFMRDFERTGALERVTVFMNLADDPAIERIITPRMALTTAEYLAFEHNMHVLVILTDLTNYCEALREISAAREEVPGRRGYPGYMYTDLASIYERAGRIVGKEGSITQMPILVMPQDDITHPIPDLTGYITEGQIVLSRDLHRKGIYPPVDVLPSLSRLMSGGIGEERTREDHSGVSDQLYSAYAEGRDLRDLMAVVGEEALTERDRKFLSFADEFENQFITQSRDEDRSIQETLDLGWQLLGLLPETELKRVREEHIPKYHPDYK, encoded by the coding sequence ATGAAAGCCAATATTAAAACAAGGGAATATACAACTGTTTCTGAAGTTGCCGGACCTCTCATGATTGTAGAGGGTGTTGAAGGAGTTGCTTACAACGAAATAGTTGATATTGAAACACCTTCTGGTGAGAAGAGAAGAGGACAAGTCCTGGAAGTTAAAGAAGATTTAGCAGTTATACAAGTTTTTGAAGGAACTCGTGATCTGAACACTGCTACCACTAAAGTAAGATTTACTGGTGAAACAGCAAAAATCGGTGTTTCATTAGATATGATGGGCAGAATCTTTAATGGTACAGGAAAACCAATAGACGGCGGACCAGAAATCATACCAGAAAAAGAACTTGACATTAACGGGAACCCTATGAATCCATCTGCCAGAGAATTTCCCGCAGAATTCATCCAAACCGGTATATCAACAATAGATGGAATGAACACCCTGGTAAGGGGTCAGAAATTACCAATCTTTTCTGGATCTGGATTGCCACACAACGAACTGGCAGCACAGATTGCAAGGCAAGCAAAGGTACTGGCTGAAGAAAGTGAATTTTCAGTTATATTTGCAGCTATGGGTATCACTCACGAAGAAGCAAACTACTTCATGAGAGATTTTGAAAGAACAGGTGCACTGGAAAGAGTAACTGTTTTCATGAACCTAGCTGACGACCCTGCAATTGAAAGGATCATTACACCTAGGATGGCATTAACTACTGCAGAATATTTGGCATTTGAACATAACATGCACGTACTGGTTATATTAACTGACCTTACTAACTACTGTGAAGCACTCAGGGAAATATCTGCTGCACGTGAAGAGGTACCTGGAAGAAGAGGTTACCCTGGTTATATGTACACTGATTTAGCCAGTATATACGAAAGAGCTGGACGTATTGTAGGTAAAGAAGGTTCAATTACTCAGATGCCTATACTGGTTATGCCTCAAGATGATATTACTCATCCAATTCCTGATCTAACTGGATATATTACTGAAGGACAGATTGTTTTAAGCAGAGACCTGCACCGTAAAGGTATTTACCCTCCAGTAGACGTACTTCCTTCACTATCTAGATTGATGAGTGGTGGAATTGGTGAAGAAAGAACCCGTGAAGATCATAGTGGTGTTTCTGACCAATTGTATTCGGCTTACGCAGAAGGCCGTGATTTAAGAGACTTGATGGCAGTAGTAGGTGAAGAAGCACTTACTGAACGTGACAGGAAATTCTTAAGTTTCGCTGATGAGTTTGAAAATCAATTTATCACTCAAAGTAGGGATGAAGATCGTTCTATACAAGAAACATTAGATCTTGGATGGCAATTATTAGGTCTTCTACCAGAAACTGAGCTTAAGAGGGTTAGAGAGGAACATATTCCTAAATACCACCCTGATTATAAATAA
- a CDS encoding aquaporin: MVSLAKKMLAEFIGTFILVFFGTGAAVITLMLAAGGTPPNDFNIGIGLFGGLGDWLAIGLAFGIAVCACIYAFGRISGCHINPAVTIALWAIKKFPSGEVIPYIIAQLAGATLASFLLVTSIGMDAVAIGGLGATAPFPGIGYLQAILVEAIGTFVLMMAIMGVAVDRKATPGFAGLIIGLTVAGVITTIGNITGASINPARTFGPYLGDLLLGGTNLWAFYPIYLIGPIVGAILAAVIYNYLNSDIGG, from the coding sequence ATGGTTTCACTAGCTAAAAAGATGCTGGCCGAGTTTATCGGGACCTTCATCCTGGTGTTTTTCGGTACTGGTGCAGCAGTGATAACACTAATGCTCGCCGCGGGGGGCACGCCCCCAAATGACTTTAACATTGGGATTGGATTATTCGGAGGTCTTGGAGACTGGTTGGCCATAGGTTTAGCTTTCGGTATTGCAGTTTGTGCTTGTATATATGCATTTGGACGTATTTCGGGTTGTCACATAAATCCTGCAGTTACTATTGCGTTATGGGCCATTAAAAAATTTCCATCTGGCGAAGTTATTCCATACATAATTGCACAGCTGGCCGGTGCCACTCTTGCCAGTTTTTTATTAGTAACTTCTATTGGAATGGATGCAGTAGCAATTGGAGGTCTTGGTGCAACTGCTCCATTTCCAGGCATTGGCTATCTTCAGGCCATTTTAGTGGAGGCCATAGGCACATTTGTGTTGATGATGGCCATTATGGGTGTGGCTGTTGATAGAAAAGCAACACCAGGATTCGCAGGACTTATAATTGGTTTAACCGTAGCCGGTGTTATCACCACAATCGGTAACATCACGGGAGCATCTATCAACCCTGCCAGGACTTTTGGACCATATCTAGGTGATTTATTACTTGGAGGGACTAATTTATGGGCTTTTTATCCTATATATCTTATAGGACCCATTGTAGGTGCAATTTTAGCCGCAGTTATATACAATTACTTAAACAGTGATATTGGGGGTTAA
- a CDS encoding V-type ATP synthase subunit F, whose translation MSSAIAILADPDTVTGFRLGGVKDAYPVANKEEAENTLKDLIKKDFSIIITTEKIGDELRETIDKFTKSSALPMIIEIPDKTGPTERATDPMGELIKRVIGVEMVK comes from the coding sequence ATGAGTTCAGCTATTGCAATACTAGCAGATCCAGATACAGTAACTGGATTTCGTCTGGGAGGAGTAAAAGACGCATACCCAGTAGCTAACAAGGAAGAAGCAGAGAATACATTAAAAGATCTCATAAAAAAGGATTTTTCTATTATTATAACTACAGAGAAAATTGGAGATGAATTAAGAGAAACGATTGATAAATTCACCAAGTCAAGCGCATTACCTATGATAATTGAAATACCCGATAAAACAGGCCCAACGGAAAGAGCAACAGACCCAATGGGCGAACTTATAAAAAGAGTAATTGGGGTTGAGATGGTAAAATGA
- a CDS encoding carboxylate--amine ligase, with protein sequence MAKILVVGTNTRALACSAKKLGYEVYSVEHFCTQDLLECSDHTHCNLKPEPYKSCGKLEDTFDPVSLAEYVAEYVDSVDYILYNSGVLPKIFPKEKIKGNAKTEHVENKFKFYKKIKNKFKVPETFLVSNFHEIKEITDDNKDKKFILKPLYGCGGAGISEIDVFNRENLLNDMILQEYVPGDNISASVLSVRGEAKTIFTSKQLIGVKGLGQKDQWGYCGNMVPYIDYPEIKETAEELVEYLSLQGSNGVDMIYDHGELKIIEVNPRFQGTFECAESSLGINMVDAHLQACEGNLINLPKPQKFAVKMIVFARNRSIVRDINFKGVYDLPHPQVIIEKNEPVATVLQSSPILEDAIYSAKKTVERVYSGLEKYEAN encoded by the coding sequence ATGGCCAAAATTTTAGTTGTTGGGACAAATACGCGAGCTTTAGCCTGCTCTGCAAAGAAATTAGGATATGAAGTTTATTCTGTGGAACATTTCTGCACCCAAGATCTGCTAGAATGTTCAGACCACACCCACTGCAACCTAAAACCAGAACCCTATAAATCATGTGGAAAACTGGAAGACACTTTTGACCCGGTTTCTCTGGCAGAATATGTAGCAGAATATGTGGATAGTGTAGATTATATACTTTATAATTCTGGAGTGCTGCCTAAAATCTTTCCTAAAGAAAAAATAAAAGGCAATGCTAAGACAGAACACGTGGAAAATAAGTTCAAATTCTACAAGAAAATTAAAAACAAATTCAAAGTCCCTGAAACATTTTTAGTATCTAATTTTCATGAAATAAAAGAAATTACCGATGATAATAAAGATAAAAAGTTTATTTTAAAGCCACTGTATGGTTGTGGTGGTGCTGGAATTAGTGAAATTGACGTTTTCAACAGGGAAAATTTATTAAATGACATGATTCTTCAAGAGTACGTGCCAGGAGATAATATAAGTGCATCGGTACTTTCAGTAAGAGGTGAAGCCAAAACAATTTTCACCAGTAAGCAGTTAATTGGAGTAAAGGGCTTAGGACAAAAAGATCAATGGGGATACTGTGGAAATATGGTTCCCTACATTGATTATCCAGAGATTAAAGAAACTGCTGAAGAGCTTGTAGAATACCTATCTCTCCAGGGATCGAATGGTGTGGATATGATCTATGACCACGGAGAATTGAAGATCATTGAAGTAAATCCTCGTTTCCAGGGAACCTTTGAATGTGCTGAATCGTCTCTGGGAATAAATATGGTAGATGCCCACTTGCAGGCATGTGAAGGAAATTTAATAAACCTGCCAAAACCCCAGAAATTTGCTGTTAAAATGATTGTATTTGCAAGAAATAGATCAATTGTACGGGATATTAATTTTAAAGGTGTTTACGACTTACCCCATCCACAAGTTATAATCGAAAAAAATGAACCAGTTGCAACTGTACTCCAAAGCAGCCCAATACTGGAAGACGCCATCTATTCAGCAAAAAAAACTGTGGAGAGAGTTTACAGCGGTCTTGAAAAATACGAAGCTAATTAA
- a CDS encoding resolvase → MVEEVYLEEPLSSKLISQLLKENPNLKKIILPEEVYIKTSKQIFDELIKLDIVVSPRARRGRPKKYGELEVYLIQKMLDKGTSLVEISDILRIPLKSVYYLKKTDLKQGRRSKYSDETVNQIKKLYEDGIPVRQISKESKIPVRTIYDLLKR, encoded by the coding sequence GTGGTTGAAGAAGTATATCTGGAAGAACCTTTGAGCTCTAAACTAATTTCTCAATTATTAAAAGAGAATCCGAATCTTAAAAAAATTATACTTCCTGAGGAAGTATATATTAAAACTAGTAAGCAGATTTTCGATGAATTGATAAAGTTGGATATTGTTGTCAGCCCCCGGGCTAGAAGGGGTCGCCCTAAAAAATATGGTGAACTTGAAGTCTATCTCATTCAAAAAATGCTTGATAAAGGCACAAGTCTTGTTGAAATTTCTGATATACTTAGGATCCCTTTAAAATCAGTGTATTACCTTAAAAAAACAGATTTGAAACAGGGAAGAAGATCTAAATATTCAGATGAAACAGTTAATCAAATTAAAAAGTTATACGAAGACGGCATACCTGTAAGACAGATTTCAAAAGAAAGTAAAATTCCAGTAAGAACAATATATGACTTATTAAAGAGGTAA
- a CDS encoding ATP synthase subunit A — protein sequence MITKGKIIKVAGPVIVADGMKGTQMYEMVKVGDDKLIGEIIELEGDTATIQVYEETAGMKPGEIVESTGGPLSVELGPGIMGSIFDGIQRPLETIKLKTGDYLERGVDVPSLPKDKKWKFMPKLSAGDKVEGGDLLGEVQETSAVLHKIMVPPNISGTIKSIASEGEYTVEEDIAEIETSKGIEKVQMMQKWPVRVGRPYVTKLDPDIPLVTGQRAQDTFFPVAKGGTAAIPGPFGSGKTVTQQQLAKWADADIIVYVGCGERGNEMTEVLKEFPELEDPKTGKPLMDRTVLIANTSNMPVAAREACVYTGITIAEYFRDMGYDVAVMADSTSRWAEAMREISGRLEEMPGEEGYPAYLASRLAQFYERAGRVNTIGTEQKVSSVSVVGAVSPPGGDLSEPVTQNTLRICKVFWALDASLADKRHFPSIDWLQSYSLYVDSVEGWWDAQVGEDWRKTRDEAMVLLQKESELQEIVQLVGPDALPDRERITLESTRMIREDFLQQNAYHEVDTYCSSSKQYQMLKTIMMFHEKATEALDRGAPSDEIIALTVKEDIGRMKFIPEAEFEEKVKEIQDKIVKQTSEV from the coding sequence ATGATTACAAAAGGAAAGATAATTAAAGTAGCGGGACCAGTTATCGTCGCAGATGGTATGAAAGGTACCCAGATGTATGAGATGGTTAAAGTCGGTGATGACAAGTTAATTGGAGAAATAATTGAACTTGAAGGCGACACAGCTACCATCCAAGTATACGAAGAAACTGCAGGTATGAAACCTGGAGAGATAGTGGAAAGTACTGGAGGACCACTTTCAGTGGAATTAGGGCCGGGAATTATGGGATCCATCTTTGATGGTATTCAAAGACCTCTAGAAACCATTAAACTAAAAACTGGCGATTACCTTGAAAGAGGGGTGGATGTTCCATCATTACCTAAAGATAAAAAATGGAAATTCATGCCAAAACTCAGTGCTGGTGACAAAGTAGAAGGTGGAGACCTTTTAGGAGAGGTTCAGGAAACATCTGCTGTACTACATAAAATCATGGTTCCACCAAACATATCTGGAACCATAAAAAGTATTGCATCTGAGGGAGAATACACAGTAGAAGAGGACATTGCAGAAATTGAAACTTCTAAGGGAATTGAAAAAGTTCAAATGATGCAGAAATGGCCAGTAAGGGTTGGAAGACCGTATGTAACCAAATTGGACCCAGATATACCTTTAGTCACAGGCCAACGAGCTCAGGATACATTTTTCCCTGTAGCTAAAGGTGGAACAGCAGCTATACCCGGTCCATTTGGATCCGGAAAAACTGTAACCCAACAACAACTTGCAAAATGGGCGGACGCTGATATTATTGTATACGTAGGATGTGGAGAACGTGGTAACGAGATGACCGAAGTTCTTAAAGAGTTCCCTGAACTTGAAGATCCGAAAACAGGTAAACCATTAATGGACAGAACTGTTCTTATTGCAAACACTTCAAACATGCCAGTAGCAGCGAGAGAAGCTTGTGTATACACTGGAATTACTATCGCCGAATATTTCAGAGATATGGGATACGATGTGGCTGTAATGGCAGATTCAACATCCCGATGGGCCGAAGCTATGAGGGAAATTTCTGGAAGATTGGAAGAAATGCCTGGTGAGGAAGGATACCCTGCATACTTGGCTTCAAGATTAGCACAATTTTATGAAAGAGCAGGTCGAGTAAACACTATTGGAACCGAACAAAAAGTTTCATCTGTATCTGTTGTGGGAGCAGTATCACCACCAGGTGGTGACCTATCAGAACCAGTTACTCAAAACACTCTACGTATATGTAAAGTTTTCTGGGCACTGGACGCGTCTCTAGCAGATAAACGTCACTTTCCATCAATAGACTGGTTACAAAGTTATTCATTATATGTGGATAGTGTAGAAGGTTGGTGGGATGCACAAGTTGGTGAAGATTGGAGAAAAACTCGTGACGAGGCAATGGTTCTCCTACAAAAAGAATCAGAACTACAGGAAATTGTACAATTAGTTGGACCAGACGCATTGCCAGATAGGGAAAGAATAACCCTAGAAAGTACTAGGATGATCCGGGAAGACTTCCTCCAGCAAAATGCATATCACGAAGTGGATACCTATTGTTCATCTTCCAAACAGTATCAAATGCTTAAAACAATTATGATGTTCCATGAAAAGGCCACTGAAGCTTTAGATCGAGGAGCACCTTCTGATGAAATTATTGCATTAACTGTTAAAGAAGACATAGGAAGAATGAAATTTATACCTGAAGCAGAATTTGAGGAGAAGGTTAAAGAAATCCAGGATAAAATTGTAAAACAGACTAGTGAGGTATGA
- the lon gene encoding endopeptidase La translates to MQKIDINGELSVLVIPDTVLLPKTSMNLKISKEIGSEIYNRAAKDNFYGISLGVKEGAGPPYVESDFYRVGTLIKIKNAKEQRDFYHISVEILEKVEIKEFISDGLDYRVKYQPISDLMDLDEEDQKEIINHIKFLVSEISENFKGSKTYLKKINQLTDLDEIMAYVFPYIRLSLEEKQEILEIHSLKEKSLKFLDLLIEQKESIKFQMEMAAKFNEEMNKKHRENMLKEQLKAIQDELNESQGTSSKKDYRDLIEEANMPEEVEKVALEEVNKLERQGPHSSEENVIRNYLDLLVSLPWAPSDIKDIDIESARKVLDEQHYGLDKVKDRIIQHLTVMKLKKNKQGSILLLVGPPGTGKTSLGKSIAEALEREYVRISLGGVKDESEIRGHRRTYLGALPGRIIQGMKRAGEKNPVFILDEVDKLMASFNGDPASALLEVLDPEQNNTFSDHYLEVPYDLSDVFFIATANSLRDIPGPLRDRMEIIEIGSYTLHEKFHIAKNHLIGLVLEDNGLKDSQLQIDDEALRTIIEKYTREAGVRGLKRQLSTVARVASEKIVMGKVDLPYVVKEDMLYDMLGHELTQIHQVGKQNPPGVVTGLAWTPVGGDILFIEGAFMPGTGKLMLTGQLGDVMKESAKISQSLIRSRLAFNLKQMEFDKKDLHIHVPSGAIPKDGPSAGVALLTTIASLVTGHEVDSKLAMTGEISLRGVVLPVGGIKEKVLAAHRAGIKRVILPKDNKKDLDDVPDDVKEDIEFLHVETVEDVLKETIGIDLPKPILMDMNCDPLKGAGA, encoded by the coding sequence ATGCAGAAAATAGATATTAACGGAGAATTGTCCGTATTAGTTATACCAGATACAGTTTTGTTACCAAAAACTAGTATGAATCTTAAAATTAGTAAAGAAATTGGCAGTGAAATATATAATCGAGCTGCAAAAGATAATTTCTACGGCATTTCATTAGGAGTAAAGGAAGGTGCCGGCCCGCCTTATGTAGAATCTGATTTTTACAGGGTTGGAACTTTAATCAAAATCAAAAATGCTAAAGAACAGAGAGATTTTTATCATATAAGTGTTGAAATATTGGAAAAGGTAGAAATTAAAGAATTTATTTCTGATGGATTAGATTACAGAGTAAAATATCAACCTATTTCAGATTTAATGGATCTGGATGAGGAAGATCAAAAAGAAATAATTAACCACATCAAATTTTTAGTTTCAGAGATAAGTGAAAATTTCAAAGGTTCAAAAACTTATCTAAAAAAGATTAATCAGTTAACTGATTTAGATGAGATAATGGCCTACGTATTTCCATACATAAGATTATCTCTTGAGGAAAAACAGGAAATATTAGAAATACATTCACTAAAAGAAAAAAGTTTAAAGTTTTTAGATCTTCTAATTGAACAGAAGGAGTCAATAAAATTCCAGATGGAGATGGCTGCTAAATTCAATGAAGAAATGAACAAAAAACACAGAGAAAACATGCTAAAAGAGCAGCTAAAAGCAATACAGGATGAGTTAAATGAATCTCAAGGAACTTCCTCTAAAAAAGATTACCGGGATTTGATTGAAGAAGCCAACATGCCTGAAGAGGTTGAAAAAGTGGCACTGGAGGAAGTAAACAAACTGGAAAGACAGGGACCGCACAGTTCTGAAGAAAACGTTATCAGAAATTATCTAGATCTATTAGTAAGCTTGCCTTGGGCCCCAAGCGATATAAAAGATATTGATATAGAATCAGCCAGAAAAGTACTGGATGAACAGCACTATGGCCTGGATAAAGTAAAAGATAGAATAATTCAACACTTAACTGTAATGAAACTAAAGAAAAACAAGCAGGGCTCAATACTTTTACTGGTTGGACCGCCAGGCACAGGTAAAACCAGTCTTGGGAAAAGTATAGCCGAAGCATTAGAAAGGGAATATGTTAGAATCAGTCTAGGTGGTGTAAAAGACGAGTCAGAAATCAGAGGTCACAGGAGAACCTACCTGGGTGCATTACCTGGCAGAATTATTCAGGGAATGAAGCGTGCTGGTGAAAAAAATCCAGTATTCATCCTGGATGAAGTAGATAAATTAATGGCTTCCTTTAACGGTGATCCGGCCAGTGCCTTACTGGAAGTGCTGGATCCTGAACAAAATAACACATTTTCAGATCATTACTTAGAAGTGCCATACGACCTATCTGATGTGTTTTTCATTGCTACGGCTAATTCACTACGAGACATACCTGGACCGCTTCGTGACCGTATGGAGATAATAGAAATAGGCAGTTATACCCTTCATGAGAAGTTCCACATAGCCAAAAATCATCTTATTGGGTTAGTACTGGAAGATAATGGATTAAAAGATAGTCAGCTTCAGATTGACGATGAAGCATTAAGAACTATTATTGAAAAGTACACCCGAGAAGCAGGGGTAAGAGGTCTTAAAAGACAACTTTCAACTGTTGCCCGTGTAGCTTCCGAAAAGATTGTTATGGGCAAAGTGGATTTACCATACGTAGTTAAAGAAGACATGCTCTATGATATGTTAGGTCATGAACTAACCCAGATCCATCAGGTAGGCAAGCAAAATCCACCAGGAGTAGTAACTGGCTTGGCTTGGACACCAGTTGGCGGTGACATCCTATTTATCGAGGGCGCTTTTATGCCAGGGACTGGAAAATTAATGCTCACTGGCCAATTAGGCGATGTAATGAAAGAATCAGCAAAAATATCACAAAGTCTAATTCGATCCAGACTGGCCTTTAACTTAAAGCAGATGGAATTTGATAAAAAAGATTTACACATACACGTACCATCAGGTGCCATTCCTAAAGATGGACCATCAGCAGGTGTAGCTTTGCTGACTACCATCGCTTCCCTGGTTACCGGCCATGAAGTTGATTCTAAATTGGCAATGACTGGTGAAATATCTCTTAGAGGAGTTGTACTACCTGTAGGTGGAATAAAAGAGAAAGTGCTTGCAGCCCACAGAGCTGGGATTAAAAGGGTGATCTTACCTAAGGATAATAAAAAAGACTTGGATGATGTCCCTGATGATGTAAAAGAAGACATCGAATTTTTACATGTGGAAACAGTGGAAGACGTCTTGAAAGAAACTATTGGTATTGACTTACCTAAACCAATCCTAATGGATATGAATTGTGACCCATTGAAAGGGGCAGGTGCGTAA
- a CDS encoding V-type ATP synthase subunit D has protein sequence MAQEMIEGINPTRMELLKLKDREKLAVKGHSLLKEKRNALIMEFFNILERVKGSRENVEEKLKEAFEDLTAAQIVMGDLAVEKAAMTVKESIEVDIESRSVMGVVVPLIDSKAAERTMVERGYGFVDTSVKVDEAARKFEESVKLIIELAEIEKTIILLAGEIESTKRRVNALEHIIIPRLENTVKYIEMRLEEMERENFVRLKMIKKAMEM, from the coding sequence ATGGCACAAGAGATGATAGAAGGGATTAATCCAACACGGATGGAACTTCTAAAACTGAAAGATAGGGAAAAATTGGCTGTTAAAGGCCACAGTCTCCTTAAAGAAAAAAGAAACGCACTTATCATGGAATTTTTCAACATCTTAGAAAGGGTCAAAGGATCTAGAGAAAATGTTGAAGAAAAATTGAAGGAAGCATTTGAAGATTTAACTGCCGCTCAAATCGTGATGGGAGATTTGGCTGTAGAAAAGGCTGCAATGACTGTTAAAGAGTCTATAGAAGTCGATATAGAATCCAGAAGTGTTATGGGTGTAGTTGTTCCTTTGATTGATTCTAAAGCAGCTGAGAGAACTATGGTGGAACGAGGATATGGTTTTGTTGATACTTCAGTTAAGGTTGACGAGGCAGCCCGTAAATTTGAGGAGTCAGTAAAACTTATCATTGAACTTGCAGAGATTGAAAAAACTATAATTCTACTTGCTGGTGAGATCGAATCAACAAAAAGAAGAGTTAACGCCCTGGAACATATAATTATTCCAAGATTAGAGAACACAGTCAAATACATTGAAATGCGTCTTGAAGAAATGGAAAGAGAGAATTTCGTAAGATTAAAGATGATTAAAAAAGCAATGGAGATGTAA
- a CDS encoding transcriptional regulator produces the protein MLRVNSENCCDLSRELEELFKALGNINRLLLVYSLTSGEIEMINVTQMAKIMGLTQPAASQHLKILKNAKILSAKKQGNQMYYTFNHSALVKHKKKIDFLFGCVLTKCEIIEKNR, from the coding sequence ATGTTGAGGGTGAATTCAGAAAATTGCTGTGACCTATCCAGAGAACTGGAAGAACTATTTAAAGCTCTTGGAAATATTAACAGATTATTATTAGTTTATTCTCTCACTTCAGGGGAGATAGAAATGATAAATGTTACACAAATGGCTAAAATAATGGGTTTAACTCAACCAGCCGCATCACAGCATCTTAAAATACTGAAAAACGCCAAAATACTCAGTGCCAAAAAACAGGGTAACCAGATGTATTACACCTTCAATCACAGTGCCTTAGTAAAACATAAAAAGAAAATTGATTTTTTGTTTGGATGCGTTTTAACTAAGTGCGAAATTATAGAAAAAAACAGATAA
- a CDS encoding V-type ATP synthase subunit C has product MAESITAIVTSLGFSSIESFLGLIFLIGAVIGVIVVIVTIKPVLDTFPYAYPNARVRARIGRLFTEKQFSEIIEADNLEEVKNYLRGVPEYAQYVDKFPLEKALDSQLAETYDLLARITPGSIKPTFRALLKKWDIKNIKSILTAKEVGLSREATLDLMVPFGEINDLLEKLVDAKDVTEVITGLEGTEYAQVLEDALNDYKEKGMLLPLEAALDKYYLDNLMIAVANPSDDSTTILNTYIGTQVDSTNLKIILRAKLDGLKYDDIQPYMITKGYQIREWKLKDLMESEDVPGVVSSLESTDYANIMAEALSEYNATGSIAPFETALDKNVVKIAKNLSTKKPFGVGPIIAFLSRKEIEIKNLKVIVRGKREVGFPVSKIKEMLI; this is encoded by the coding sequence ATGGCAGAAAGCATTACAGCAATAGTGACTTCCCTAGGATTCTCCTCAATTGAATCTTTTTTAGGACTTATATTTTTAATTGGAGCTGTAATTGGAGTTATAGTTGTAATAGTAACAATTAAACCGGTTTTGGATACTTTTCCTTATGCATATCCTAATGCAAGGGTAAGAGCGAGGATAGGACGATTGTTTACAGAAAAGCAATTTTCTGAAATAATTGAGGCTGATAATCTGGAAGAAGTCAAAAATTATTTACGAGGAGTGCCCGAATATGCTCAATATGTGGATAAGTTTCCTCTTGAAAAAGCATTGGACTCACAACTCGCAGAAACCTATGATCTTCTTGCACGAATAACTCCTGGGAGTATTAAACCGACCTTCAGAGCTTTACTTAAAAAATGGGATATCAAAAATATTAAAAGTATTCTCACAGCCAAAGAAGTAGGTTTGAGTAGAGAAGCTACATTGGATCTTATGGTACCATTTGGAGAAATCAATGATTTATTGGAAAAATTAGTGGATGCTAAAGATGTTACAGAGGTAATAACCGGACTTGAAGGTACTGAATATGCTCAAGTCCTTGAGGATGCACTTAACGATTACAAAGAGAAGGGAATGTTACTACCTTTAGAGGCAGCACTGGACAAATATTACTTAGATAATCTAATGATAGCAGTTGCAAATCCATCTGATGATAGTACAACTATATTAAACACATATATCGGTACTCAAGTTGATTCAACTAATCTGAAAATCATTTTAAGAGCTAAATTAGATGGCTTAAAATATGATGACATCCAACCATACATGATAACCAAAGGTTATCAAATACGAGAATGGAAATTAAAAGATTTAATGGAATCAGAAGATGTTCCTGGTGTAGTTAGTAGTTTGGAAAGTACAGATTATGCTAATATTATGGCTGAAGCACTTTCTGAATACAATGCAACTGGTTCCATTGCACCATTTGAAACTGCATTAGATAAAAATGTGGTGAAAATTGCCAAAAATCTTTCAACCAAAAAACCATTTGGAGTTGGACCGATTATTGCATTTTTAAGCAGAAAAGAGATTGAAATTAAAAATTTAAAAGTAATTGTTCGTGGAAAAAGGGAAGTAGGTTTTCCTGTTTCTAAAATTAAGGAGATGTTGATATGA